The sequence GATCGATCCAGCTTGCCTGGCTGTGGTCCTGCGGCACGGGCACAATGGTGCCGTTCACCCAGCCGGCCAGCGTCTCTACAAAGAACGGCGCGCCGATGTGGGCGAGCCGGTCCATCAGCGTGGCAGTGGTGTCGCCGGGCATCACCGGCACCCGCATCTGGGCCAGGATGTCGCCGGCGTCCATCTCATCTTCGACGAAGAGCACGCTCAGCCCGACCTCTGTCTCGCCGGCCAGCAAAGCGCCCACCACTGGTGCCGCCCCGCGATAGCGCGGGAGCAGGGATGGGTGCAGGTTCAGCGAGCGCTTGGGCGGCAGGTTGAAGATCTCGCCGGGAATCCACAGGCCGTAGGCCGCGACCGCGATCACGTCTGGCCGCCGGCGGGCGATCTCCCGCAGTGCTTCCGGCGTGCGCAAGCTGGCCGGCTGGAGCACCGGGAGGCCCAGCCGCTCGGCCGCTCGCTTGACCGGCGGCGGGGTGCGCTTCAGCCCGCGGCCGGCCGGCTTATCCGGCTGGGTCACCACCGCCGCGACCTCGAAGCGGGGATCGTTGGCCAGCAGTGTGAGTGCCGGCACGCCGAAGGCCGGCGTGCTCATGTAGACCACGCGAATGGGCACAGCGTTCGCTCTCCCGCCGGCATCAAGTCCCATGTGATATGATAAAATAGTATAGCACATTACTGACAAGGCGCCAAAAAAGGGAAGGCAAGGGTAATGGGGAAGCGCTTCGCCTGGCGGAGTCTTTTCAACGCCTCGCGTGTATTGTTGCACAGCCGGCGCAAATGTGTTATATTCCTCTTTGTGCTGTGCGGTATTACGCCCTGTATTGTCTCGTATCGTGTTGCGTCGTCCGGGTTCGAGGATACCACCTTGGTGGGTGAGACAGGCCTAAAGTGAATACCCTCATCGGCAAAACGCTCGGACAGTATCACATTCTTTCTGAGATCGGCCGCGGGGGAATGGCGGTCGTCTATAAGGCGGAACAAACCAGCCTGAACCGCTTCGTCGCCCTGAAGGTCCTGTTCCCCAATTTCACCGGCGATTCCACCTCCGTCGAGCGCCTGCACCGCGAGGCGCAGGCGGCCGCCCGCCTGGACCACCCCAACATCGTCGAGATCTATGAGGTGGGGGAGCACGAGGGCCTGCACTTCATCGCCATGAAGTATGTGGACGGTCAGCCCCTGGATGTCATCCTCCAGCAGGGGCCTCTGCCGCCGGCGCGTGCCCTGAAAATCCTCGCCCAGGTCGCCTCTGCCCTGGATTACGCCCACCGCCACAACGTGGTGCACCGCGATATCAAACCCAGCAATATCATCGTCAGCGCCGGCGACCGCATCACCCTGACCGACTTCGGCCTGGCCAAAGGCGCCGGTAGTGCTACCCTGACCAGCTCCGGCGCGCTGGTGGGGACGCCGGCCTATATGTCGCCCGAGCAGGCGCGCGGCGATGAGACTGACTACCGCGCCGATA comes from Anaerolineae bacterium and encodes:
- a CDS encoding methionyl-tRNA formyltransferase; this translates as MPIRVVYMSTPAFGVPALTLLANDPRFEVAAVVTQPDKPAGRGLKRTPPPVKRAAERLGLPVLQPASLRTPEALREIARRRPDVIAVAAYGLWIPGEIFNLPPKRSLNLHPSLLPRYRGAAPVVGALLAGETEVGLSVLFVEDEMDAGDILAQMRVPVMPGDTTATLMDRLAHIGAPFFVETLAGWVNGTIVPVPQDHSQASWIDRLRKADGLLDWTLPAEELARRCRAFSPWPGTFTFYRGQRLLIHSAWPLNANVPLPGTKGPPEPGTVLALPQGIGVVTGSGMLMLERVQLAGRRPLDVRRFICGQPGFVGSRLGIEQT